From one Planktothrix agardhii NIES-204 genomic stretch:
- a CDS encoding O-succinylbenzoic acid--CoA ligase yields MNIIDKIQNRLVLNNQDSLIDRYKTHLQTINQWIKLNKNYPKILISESDPILFLSAFMTAITAKCPIFLCNPQWGQQEWTQVYQIVKPNLLISQGQILDYQNPLNSNHENLKSLTMIPTGGTSGNIKFTVHNWDSLMASVQGFKQYFNVSAINSFCTLPLYHVSGLMQWMRSLLTDGQLILTSFKTVEAEEWINFNLTDYFISLVPTQLHRLLQSPSLTHWLSQFQIVLLGGAPPWLELLEQSRLHQIPLALTYGMTETASQIVTLKPSDFLRGNNSCGQVLPHAEIKIYDKNGKELKTNQTGIIKIKADSLMLGYYQDNFNPNLRINTFTPDDLGYWDEQGYLTLVGRQTNKIITGGENVFPTEVEAVIRATGLVKDICVIGKPDQYWGEIVVAVYVPDSKEVSQAQLEQAILGKLSKFKHPKLWISVEQLPRNSQGKINQQQIQKWVMDYQDQ; encoded by the coding sequence ATGAATATAATTGATAAAATTCAAAATAGATTAGTTTTAAACAATCAAGACTCTTTAATTGATCGTTATAAAACTCATTTACAAACTATCAATCAATGGATTAAACTTAATAAAAATTATCCTAAAATTCTAATATCAGAATCCGACCCTATTTTATTTTTATCGGCTTTTATGACTGCGATAACGGCAAAATGTCCGATTTTTTTATGTAACCCTCAATGGGGACAACAGGAATGGACACAGGTTTATCAAATAGTTAAACCCAATTTATTAATATCTCAAGGTCAGATCTTAGACTATCAAAACCCCTTAAATTCTAATCATGAAAACCTCAAAAGTTTGACTATGATTCCCACGGGAGGAACATCGGGAAATATCAAGTTTACTGTTCATAATTGGGATAGTTTAATGGCTTCAGTTCAAGGATTCAAACAATATTTTAATGTATCAGCTATTAATTCTTTTTGTACATTACCTCTTTATCATGTTAGTGGATTAATGCAGTGGATGCGATCGCTTTTAACCGATGGACAATTGATTCTCACATCCTTTAAGACTGTAGAAGCAGAAGAATGGATTAATTTTAATCTCACTGACTATTTTATCTCCTTAGTTCCGACTCAATTACATCGTCTATTACAATCTCCATCCCTAACCCATTGGTTATCTCAATTTCAGATCGTATTATTGGGAGGAGCGCCACCTTGGTTAGAATTATTAGAACAGAGTCGTTTGCATCAAATTCCCCTAGCTTTAACCTACGGAATGACAGAAACCGCCTCCCAAATTGTGACTTTAAAACCCTCGGATTTCTTACGGGGTAATAATAGCTGTGGACAGGTTTTACCCCATGCTGAAATTAAAATATATGATAAAAATGGAAAGGAATTAAAAACTAATCAAACAGGAATAATTAAGATTAAAGCTGATTCTTTAATGTTAGGATATTATCAAGATAATTTTAATCCAAACTTACGAATTAATACCTTTACACCCGATGATTTAGGCTATTGGGATGAACAGGGATATTTAACCTTGGTAGGGAGACAAACTAATAAAATTATTACCGGGGGAGAAAATGTATTTCCCACCGAAGTAGAAGCAGTAATTCGTGCTACGGGTTTGGTTAAAGATATTTGTGTGATTGGAAAACCCGATCAATATTGGGGTGAAATTGTTGTTGCGGTGTATGTTCCTGATTCTAAAGAGGTTTCACAAGCTCAATTAGAACAAGCAATTTTAGGAAAATTATCTAAATTTAAACACCCAAAATTATGGATTTCTGTAGAACAATTACCTCGCAATTCTCAAGGAAAAATCAATCAACAACAGATTCAAAAATGGGTTATGGATTATCAGGATCAGTAA
- the menA gene encoding 1,4-dihydroxy-2-naphthoate octaprenyltransferase — MTTELIAASKNKLWLAAIKPPMYSVAIMPIWVGTAVAVFETSTINWKIFTTFITAAILILAWENILNDVFDSETGIDKNKHHSLVNLTENKSLVIAMGNSCLALAILGLLGICWWQQDLTVLGLILLCCGLGYLYQGPPFRLGYQGLGEFLCFFAFGPLGVSAAYYSQTQNWSWVCLATSIIVAIPITLVLFCSHFHQVEDDINAGKKSPIVRLGTERGAKLLPWFCGSIFILTGGFVLWGIFPIWTLLSFVAIPSGIKLCRHVSQYHNQPNLVSNCKFIAIALQFWSGLFLGIGLILG, encoded by the coding sequence ATGACCACAGAATTAATTGCAGCCTCAAAAAATAAATTATGGTTAGCAGCGATTAAACCCCCGATGTATAGTGTGGCAATTATGCCAATTTGGGTGGGAACTGCTGTTGCTGTTTTTGAAACTTCTACGATTAATTGGAAAATTTTTACCACTTTTATTACGGCAGCTATTTTAATTTTAGCTTGGGAAAATATTCTCAATGATGTCTTTGACTCAGAAACGGGAATTGACAAAAATAAACATCATTCTTTAGTCAATTTGACCGAAAATAAATCATTAGTTATAGCCATGGGAAATAGCTGTTTAGCCTTAGCAATTTTAGGTTTATTAGGGATTTGTTGGTGGCAACAGGATTTAACGGTTCTAGGCTTAATTCTGCTTTGCTGTGGCTTAGGTTATTTATATCAGGGGCCGCCATTTCGTTTGGGTTATCAAGGTTTAGGGGAATTTTTATGTTTCTTTGCCTTTGGGCCCTTGGGAGTTTCCGCCGCCTATTATAGCCAAACTCAAAACTGGTCTTGGGTCTGTTTAGCCACCTCAATTATTGTGGCAATTCCGATTACTTTAGTTCTCTTTTGTTCCCATTTTCATCAAGTTGAAGATGATATTAATGCGGGGAAAAAGTCGCCGATTGTTCGTTTAGGAACCGAACGGGGAGCAAAACTTTTACCTTGGTTTTGTGGTAGTATTTTTATTCTGACGGGTGGATTTGTCCTATGGGGAATATTCCCGATTTGGACTCTACTTAGTTTTGTTGCAATTCCCTCTGGGATTAAACTTTGTCGCCATGTCAGTCAATACCATAATCAACCTAACTTAGTCAGCAATTGCAAGTTTATCGCTATTGCTCTACAGTTTTGGAGTGGCTTATTCTTAGGAATTGGTTTGATTTTAGGTTAA
- a CDS encoding isochorismate synthases, with protein sequence MPVFPSATPLLQDRQELHRFLLEFQNYGLQDYQTKILSIAHEIQWIDPLAILQQFYHPNLIHFYFEKPQFEESFVAVDTAIKFITAGKNRFIEAQKFIQSCLDKTVIIGSKNSHLPKPYFCCSFTFFDQYFNPNLSLNCGQNLAVEPENVYFPPATIFLPKWQVIRKKNRCILIVNIVLKKNSKIENILSDVWYKSQQINGLETTSIPSVTSKTPSLLLTQQVETDPKPYLQFKQSVHSALDLINSKSLKKLVLSQPIDVVSKTPFNLIHSLNNLRLLYPDCYIFSTGNGKGQQFIGASPERLISLKNNQLITDALAGSAPRGKTPIEDINLGQELLNSEKNLREHQVVIDFIIERLLSLGLTPDLTDLPCLRQLTNIQHLWTPIKCQVSTNIHLLEILSQLHPTPAVAGTPRDIAQQYIHNYESFDRSLYAAPIGWIDHQGNGEFVVGIRSALLDGNRARLYAGAGIVAGSEPEKEVAEIQLKLQALLRALV encoded by the coding sequence ATGCCAGTTTTTCCTTCTGCAACCCCGTTATTGCAAGATCGCCAAGAACTGCATCGTTTTTTGTTAGAGTTTCAAAATTATGGATTACAGGACTATCAGACTAAAATTCTGAGTATTGCCCATGAAATTCAATGGATTGATCCTTTAGCAATTTTACAGCAATTTTATCATCCAAATTTAATTCATTTTTATTTTGAAAAACCTCAATTTGAGGAGTCCTTTGTGGCGGTTGATACGGCTATTAAATTCATAACGGCGGGAAAAAATAGGTTTATTGAAGCGCAAAAATTTATTCAATCTTGTTTAGATAAAACCGTTATTATTGGTTCTAAAAATAGCCATTTACCTAAGCCTTATTTTTGCTGTAGTTTTACTTTTTTTGATCAATATTTTAATCCTAATTTATCCTTAAATTGCGGACAAAATCTTGCGGTTGAACCGGAAAATGTTTATTTCCCGCCCGCTACCATATTTTTACCTAAATGGCAAGTGATTAGAAAAAAAAATCGCTGTATTTTGATTGTTAATATTGTTTTGAAGAAAAACTCTAAAATTGAAAATATTTTGAGTGATGTCTGGTATAAAAGTCAACAAATTAATGGGTTAGAAACCACCTCAATTCCTTCTGTCACCAGTAAAACCCCTAGTTTATTATTAACCCAACAAGTCGAAACTGACCCCAAACCCTATTTACAATTTAAACAGTCTGTCCATTCTGCTTTGGATTTAATTAACTCTAAATCCTTGAAAAAATTAGTTCTTTCTCAACCGATTGATGTGGTGTCTAAAACCCCATTTAATTTAATTCATTCTTTAAATAATTTAAGACTTTTGTATCCTGATTGTTATATTTTTTCCACGGGTAATGGCAAGGGTCAACAGTTTATTGGGGCGAGTCCAGAAAGATTAATTAGTCTGAAAAATAATCAATTAATTACTGATGCCTTGGCGGGTTCAGCCCCTCGCGGAAAAACACCGATAGAAGATATTAATTTAGGTCAAGAATTACTCAATAGTGAAAAAAATCTGCGGGAACATCAAGTGGTAATAGATTTTATTATCGAACGTTTATTAAGTTTGGGTTTAACCCCAGATTTAACGGATTTACCTTGTTTAAGACAACTCACAAATATTCAACACCTTTGGACACCGATTAAATGTCAAGTTTCAACCAATATTCATCTCTTGGAAATATTATCACAATTACATCCAACTCCCGCCGTTGCGGGAACTCCCAGAGATATTGCCCAACAATATATCCATAATTATGAAAGTTTTGATCGCTCTCTTTATGCAGCACCAATTGGTTGGATTGATCATCAAGGAAATGGAGAATTTGTGGTGGGGATTCGTTCGGCTTTATTAGACGGAAATCGTGCTAGACTCTATGCAGGAGCCGGAATTGTTGCGGGTTCAGAACCGGAAAAAGAAGTAGCTGAAATTCAGTTAAAGTTACAGGCTTTATTAAGAGCATTAGTGTAA
- a CDS encoding thiamine-monophosphate kinase encodes MLIKDIGEQGLLEIVKGFCPSEIVGDDAAILAVSGDESLVITTDMLVDEVHFSDRTTSPFDVGWRGAAVNLSDLAAMGAFPIGITVALGITDNKTVSWVEQLYQGLTTCLNQYQTPIVGGDICRSAVTCISITAFGRVNPKLAIRRSVARPGDKIIVTGDHGDSRAGLELLLHPELGAELTANQRLSLIQAHQRPQPRLDIVPKLQNFLASHPQTTIAGMDSSDGLADAIVQICRGSQVGAKIQRPQIPISQALKTFVSPQQAVHWALYGGEDFQLVLSAAADIAEIVVEYLGKTATIIGEITANPDILLIDDAEPSTIEKLSLSRGFQHFAPITGS; translated from the coding sequence ATGCTAATTAAAGATATTGGAGAACAGGGTTTACTGGAAATTGTTAAGGGTTTTTGTCCCTCGGAAATTGTGGGGGATGATGCGGCAATTTTGGCGGTTTCTGGGGATGAATCCTTAGTAATTACTACGGATATGTTAGTAGATGAAGTTCATTTTAGCGATCGCACTACATCACCTTTTGATGTGGGTTGGCGTGGCGCTGCGGTGAATTTATCCGACCTGGCGGCTATGGGTGCTTTTCCCATCGGAATTACCGTCGCATTAGGAATAACAGATAATAAAACCGTTAGCTGGGTAGAACAACTTTATCAAGGATTAACCACCTGTTTAAATCAGTATCAGACGCCGATTGTGGGTGGCGATATTTGTCGGTCGGCGGTAACTTGTATTTCTATTACTGCTTTTGGAAGGGTTAACCCAAAATTAGCAATTCGGCGTTCCGTTGCCCGTCCTGGCGATAAAATTATAGTTACTGGAGATCATGGGGACTCCAGGGCTGGATTAGAATTACTCCTACATCCCGAATTAGGAGCCGAATTAACAGCTAATCAACGTTTATCCCTAATTCAAGCCCATCAACGGCCCCAACCCCGCTTGGATATTGTCCCGAAATTGCAAAATTTTTTAGCCTCCCATCCCCAGACAACAATTGCGGGAATGGATAGTAGCGATGGACTGGCCGATGCGATTGTCCAAATCTGTCGAGGAAGTCAAGTTGGGGCTAAAATCCAACGTCCTCAAATTCCGATATCTCAAGCCTTAAAAACCTTTGTTTCCCCGCAACAGGCTGTTCATTGGGCCTTGTATGGGGGAGAAGACTTTCAACTGGTATTGTCTGCGGCTGCGGATATAGCTGAAATAGTTGTTGAATACCTAGGAAAAACCGCCACTATTATTGGTGAAATTACTGCTAATCCAGATATTTTATTAATAGATGATGCTGAACCCTCAACCATCGAAAAACTATCCTTGAGTCGAGGATTTCAGCACTTCGCACCGATAACAGGGAGTTAA
- a CDS encoding glyceraldehyde-3-phosphate dehydrogenase, type I encodes MIKVAINGFGRIGRNVLRCWLTRQNSNLEFVGINDTSDPSTNAHLLKYDSMLGTLKGVDIKANENSITVNGKTIKCVSDRNPLNLPWKEWGVDLIIESTGVFITEEGASRHITAGAQKVLITAPGKGEGVDTFVVGVNHHDYNHDQHRILSNASCTTNCLAPFAKVLHEKFGIVKGTMTTTHSYTGDQRLLDSSHRDVRRARAAAVNIVPTSTGAAKAVSLVIPELKGKLNGIAFRVPTPNVSIVDLVVQVEKATFVEEVNLALKEAADGAMKGILEYSDLPLVSSDYKGHDASSIVDASLTMVMGGDMVKVVAWYDNEWGYSQRVVDLAELVASNWKA; translated from the coding sequence GTGATTAAGGTCGCAATCAACGGTTTTGGACGGATTGGACGTAACGTTTTACGCTGCTGGTTAACCCGGCAAAATAGCAATTTAGAGTTTGTGGGCATCAATGATACTTCCGATCCCAGTACCAATGCCCATTTGCTCAAATACGATTCCATGCTCGGCACACTCAAAGGCGTTGATATCAAAGCCAATGAGAATTCCATTACAGTCAATGGCAAAACCATTAAATGTGTTTCTGATCGTAACCCATTAAATTTGCCTTGGAAAGAATGGGGTGTGGATTTAATTATTGAATCCACCGGGGTATTTATTACCGAGGAAGGTGCTTCTAGGCATATTACCGCCGGAGCCCAAAAAGTCCTGATTACGGCTCCTGGAAAGGGTGAAGGCGTGGATACTTTTGTGGTGGGTGTGAATCACCATGACTACAATCATGATCAACACCGAATTCTGAGTAACGCCAGTTGTACTACCAACTGTTTAGCTCCTTTTGCCAAAGTCCTGCATGAGAAATTCGGCATTGTTAAAGGCACAATGACCACAACCCACAGCTATACTGGAGATCAGCGTCTTTTAGATTCCAGTCACCGCGATGTGCGTCGGGCTAGAGCCGCGGCGGTGAATATTGTTCCTACTTCTACGGGTGCTGCAAAGGCCGTTTCTTTAGTGATTCCTGAACTGAAAGGAAAACTCAACGGGATTGCTTTTCGAGTTCCTACCCCTAATGTCTCGATTGTGGATTTAGTGGTACAGGTGGAGAAGGCAACCTTTGTTGAAGAAGTCAATTTAGCTCTGAAAGAAGCTGCTGACGGCGCAATGAAAGGGATTCTGGAATACAGCGATCTGCCTTTGGTGTCTTCTGACTATAAAGGACATGATGCTTCTTCAATTGTGGATGCCAGCTTAACAATGGTGATGGGTGGCGACATGGTGAAAGTAGTCGCCTGGTATGATAACGAATGGGGTTATAGTCAACGGGTGGTTGATTTAGCCGAATTGGTAGCTTCCAACTGGAAAGCCTAG
- a CDS encoding ABC transporter ATP-binding protein — protein MIPAIVIQNLKKSYGACPAIKDVSLDVQPGEIFGLLGPNGAGKTTILRALCTLITPDAGRLEVSGISVVDQPRLVRQRLGYVAQEVALDKVLTGRELLQLQAALYHIPRPNIAERINQVTNLLGLQDWIDQKTGTYSGGIRKRLDLALGLLHQPDLLVLDEPTVGLDIESRVVVWDFLRQLRENGTTVLITSHYLEEVDALADRVAIIDQGLVIALGTPSALKNQLGGDRITLRIREFSPVEEAETAKFLLQSLPFVQEIIINSAQGNSLNLVVKTQSDALFTIQQALKDAGLPTFGIAQSRPSLDDVYLAATGRTLLDAEIAASSNRDLKAEKKKSMRS, from the coding sequence ATGATTCCTGCTATTGTGATCCAAAATCTGAAAAAATCCTATGGTGCTTGTCCCGCCATTAAAGATGTGTCTCTTGATGTCCAACCGGGGGAAATCTTTGGTTTACTAGGGCCCAATGGAGCCGGAAAAACCACAATTTTAAGGGCGTTGTGTACCTTAATTACTCCCGATGCTGGGCGTTTAGAGGTTTCTGGTATTTCTGTGGTTGATCAACCCAGACTTGTTCGTCAACGCCTCGGTTATGTAGCCCAGGAGGTCGCCTTAGATAAGGTCTTAACCGGGCGAGAGTTATTGCAATTACAGGCTGCTCTCTATCATATTCCTCGGCCTAATATTGCCGAACGAATTAATCAAGTTACAAATTTATTAGGATTACAAGATTGGATTGATCAAAAAACTGGAACCTATTCCGGGGGTATTCGCAAACGTTTAGATTTAGCTTTGGGTTTACTCCATCAACCGGATTTATTAGTATTAGATGAACCTACCGTGGGATTAGATATTGAAAGTCGGGTCGTGGTCTGGGATTTTCTGCGTCAATTAAGAGAAAATGGCACAACGGTTTTAATTACAAGCCACTATCTAGAGGAAGTGGATGCTTTAGCCGACCGGGTGGCAATTATTGACCAAGGATTAGTGATTGCTTTGGGTACACCTTCTGCTTTAAAAAATCAACTCGGAGGCGATCGCATTACCCTCAGAATTAGAGAATTTTCCCCGGTTGAAGAAGCAGAAACAGCCAAGTTCCTATTACAATCTTTGCCTTTTGTACAGGAAATTATTATTAATTCGGCTCAAGGTAATTCTTTAAATTTAGTAGTTAAAACTCAAAGTGATGCCTTATTTACGATTCAACAGGCGTTAAAAGATGCGGGTTTACCCACCTTTGGGATTGCCCAATCTCGCCCAAGTTTAGATGATGTTTATTTAGCAGCCACGGGTCGAACCTTACTTGATGCTGAAATTGCGGCTTCTAGTAATCGAGATTTGAAAGCTGAGAAAAAGAAAAGTATGCGCTCTTAG